Proteins encoded together in one Thermococcus gammatolerans EJ3 window:
- a CDS encoding NfeD family protein, which produces MSTALAVSLLILGLLIILLDMMVTAFITPIGVTFAVLGLLLGFGMNFTESFVISLIAAVISYILIGRYIRRDVEDVGRKERKYTFDLVGKRGKVVKVAEDHYLVELEGDRWIAFSDDELQAGDVVEVKAVDGVKLIVKKAER; this is translated from the coding sequence ATGAGCACGGCCCTCGCCGTTTCCCTACTAATTTTGGGCCTACTTATAATCCTGCTCGACATGATGGTTACCGCATTCATAACCCCCATAGGCGTGACCTTCGCAGTGCTCGGACTGCTCCTCGGGTTTGGGATGAATTTCACCGAGAGCTTCGTCATATCGCTGATAGCCGCAGTGATCTCATACATCCTCATAGGCAGGTACATACGGCGGGACGTGGAGGACGTTGGCAGAAAGGAGAGGAAGTACACCTTCGACCTCGTTGGCAAGAGGGGAAAGGTCGTTAAGGTGGCGGAAGACCACTACCTCGTCGAGCTCGAGGGAGACAGGTGGATCGCGTTCAGCGACGACGAACTCCAAGCTGGGGACGTGGTAGAGGTCAAAGCAGTAGATGGTGTCAAGCTCATAGTGAAAAAGGCGGAACGGTAA
- a CDS encoding SPFH domain-containing protein: MGFATVALVVIGGFLLLLLLLGVKVIRPYQKGLVERLGKFNRILDPGIHFIIPFMERVKKVDMREHVIDVPPQEVICKDNVVVTVDAVVYYQILDPVKAVYNVSNFLMAIIKLAQTNLRAIIGEMELDETLSGRDIINARLREELDKITDRWGVKITRVEIQRIDPPKDIQEAMAKQMTAEREKRAMILLAEGKKEAAIREAEGQKQAAILKAEGEKQRQILIAEGQAQAIKKVLEALKMADEKYLTLQYIEKLPDLAKYGNLIVPYDTEALIGLLRVLQKVKDTPLPKPPEPPKEEGKESSELKDEDVEKLKNLME; this comes from the coding sequence ATGGGGTTTGCCACAGTTGCCCTAGTGGTAATTGGCGGTTTTCTGCTTTTGCTATTGCTCCTGGGAGTGAAGGTCATAAGGCCGTACCAGAAGGGCCTCGTTGAGAGGCTCGGAAAGTTCAACAGGATACTTGACCCGGGAATACACTTCATAATCCCCTTCATGGAGCGCGTCAAGAAGGTGGACATGCGCGAACACGTCATAGACGTCCCTCCCCAGGAGGTCATCTGTAAGGATAACGTCGTCGTTACCGTCGATGCGGTCGTTTACTACCAGATCCTCGACCCTGTCAAGGCAGTCTACAACGTGAGTAACTTCTTGATGGCGATAATCAAGCTCGCCCAGACCAACCTCCGTGCGATAATAGGTGAGATGGAGCTCGACGAGACCCTGAGCGGAAGGGACATAATCAACGCCCGCCTTAGGGAAGAGCTCGACAAGATAACCGACCGCTGGGGTGTGAAGATAACCCGCGTTGAGATCCAGCGCATCGATCCGCCAAAGGACATCCAGGAGGCGATGGCCAAGCAGATGACGGCCGAGCGTGAAAAGAGGGCCATGATCCTCCTGGCCGAGGGTAAGAAGGAAGCGGCAATAAGGGAAGCTGAAGGTCAGAAGCAGGCGGCAATACTGAAGGCGGAGGGTGAGAAGCAGAGGCAGATACTCATCGCGGAGGGCCAGGCCCAGGCCATAAAGAAGGTCTTGGAGGCCCTCAAGATGGCGGACGAAAAGTACCTGACGCTCCAGTACATCGAGAAGCTGCCCGACCTCGCCAAGTACGGAAACCTCATCGTGCCTTACGACACTGAGGCCCTCATAGGGCTCCTCCGCGTCCTCCAGAAGGTCAAGGACACACCACTTCCAAAACCGCCGGAGCCCCCAAAGGAAGAAGGCAAAGAAAGCTCCGAACTCAAGGACGAAGACGTTGAGAAACTCAAGAATCTGATGGAGTGA
- a CDS encoding phosphoadenosine phosphosulfate reductase domain-containing protein: MGRPVFLGKAYINWCEKCNVPLIGDSCAVHGKEGVSRLNITPPGDLRFAFEKDLEFIKSVFAEHFGVDVGEVLDGKIVLLNKLPSEDDAYEIIVDGYVFGYVKFDPIKLSWKAGLKVEGAIALWKRFGKKMKKWVIVDKGAVEPIKNGANLLAVGVLEADPSIRVNDDVILVSEDGEVFATGIAKKDYSALIRGERGTGVKPKRQKSVNYREGRKATMEDVLRANAIALEEKVMKSREFMRRVASKYSDLPVAVAFSGGKDSLAVLGLALEEFGSDFTVFFNNTGIEFPETVEYVGKLRKELEPKGIKFVVADAGDAFWRALYVFSPPGRDYRWCCKVTKLGPITLAIKENYPKGVLMFVGQRKYESIKRFKQPRVWRNEWVPNEIGASPIFHWRAIEVWLYIFSRKLPYNPLYERGFDRIGCFLCPSASLAEFERLKREKPELWEKWFKALEYWRRRFGLPEEWITYGFWRWKRLSKGEKAIARKLGVDIPEERSWEPVKVKIEEASEGYELEFNTVLNKKRLLQVAPILGEVSVEGDVVRAGEVEFFTRTRKAKAPDEREAVSAYYLVKRAYECVGCGVCVGKCPEEALSIDEKSKKIVVDWNRCTHCRECMEVCPLLKIKNPEEGSQL; the protein is encoded by the coding sequence GTGGGAAGACCGGTTTTCCTCGGCAAGGCTTACATAAACTGGTGCGAGAAATGCAACGTCCCGCTCATCGGTGATAGTTGTGCCGTTCACGGGAAGGAGGGCGTCTCCAGGCTGAACATAACTCCTCCCGGCGATTTGAGGTTCGCCTTTGAGAAGGATCTGGAGTTCATAAAATCGGTCTTTGCGGAGCACTTCGGCGTTGACGTTGGCGAAGTTCTCGACGGAAAAATAGTTCTCCTCAACAAGCTCCCCAGCGAGGACGACGCCTACGAGATCATAGTTGATGGCTACGTCTTCGGTTACGTCAAGTTTGACCCTATTAAACTAAGCTGGAAGGCCGGCCTGAAAGTTGAAGGCGCCATAGCTCTCTGGAAGCGCTTCGGGAAGAAAATGAAGAAGTGGGTCATAGTCGATAAAGGCGCCGTCGAGCCAATAAAGAACGGTGCTAACCTTTTGGCAGTTGGCGTCTTGGAAGCTGACCCGAGCATAAGGGTGAATGACGATGTAATCCTTGTCTCGGAGGACGGAGAGGTCTTCGCGACCGGGATAGCGAAGAAGGACTACTCCGCTCTAATCAGGGGCGAGCGCGGAACGGGGGTCAAGCCCAAGAGGCAGAAGAGCGTTAACTACCGCGAGGGAAGAAAGGCGACGATGGAGGACGTTCTGAGAGCCAATGCAATAGCGCTCGAGGAAAAAGTCATGAAAAGCAGGGAGTTCATGAGGAGAGTTGCCAGCAAATACTCGGACCTTCCCGTTGCCGTCGCTTTCTCGGGCGGGAAGGACAGTTTAGCGGTTCTCGGCTTGGCCTTAGAGGAGTTCGGGAGCGATTTCACGGTGTTCTTCAACAACACCGGAATCGAGTTCCCCGAGACTGTGGAGTACGTGGGGAAGCTGAGGAAGGAGCTCGAGCCGAAAGGGATAAAGTTCGTCGTTGCGGACGCTGGAGACGCCTTCTGGAGGGCGCTCTACGTTTTCTCACCGCCCGGTCGCGACTACCGCTGGTGCTGTAAGGTCACGAAGCTCGGCCCGATAACGCTGGCGATAAAGGAGAACTACCCGAAAGGAGTTCTCATGTTCGTCGGCCAGAGAAAGTACGAGAGCATAAAGCGCTTTAAGCAACCTCGCGTATGGAGGAACGAGTGGGTGCCCAACGAGATAGGTGCGTCGCCGATATTTCACTGGCGCGCGATTGAGGTGTGGCTCTACATCTTCAGCAGGAAACTGCCCTACAACCCGCTCTACGAGAGGGGCTTCGACAGGATAGGCTGTTTCCTCTGTCCGAGCGCCTCTTTGGCTGAATTTGAACGGCTCAAGCGCGAGAAGCCCGAGCTCTGGGAGAAGTGGTTTAAAGCCCTTGAGTATTGGAGGAGGCGCTTTGGCCTTCCAGAGGAGTGGATTACCTACGGCTTCTGGCGCTGGAAGAGGCTCAGCAAGGGTGAGAAGGCCATAGCGAGAAAGCTTGGCGTCGATATTCCTGAGGAGCGCTCGTGGGAGCCGGTTAAGGTCAAAATTGAGGAGGCAAGTGAGGGCTACGAGCTGGAGTTCAACACGGTTCTCAACAAAAAGCGCCTCCTGCAGGTAGCGCCGATACTCGGCGAGGTGAGCGTTGAAGGGGACGTCGTAAGGGCTGGCGAAGTCGAGTTCTTCACCAGGACGAGGAAGGCCAAAGCTCCGGACGAAAGGGAGGCGGTCAGCGCCTACTACCTCGTTAAGAGGGCCTACGAGTGCGTTGGCTGCGGCGTCTGTGTCGGAAAGTGCCCGGAGGAAGCTTTGAGCATAGACGAGAAGAGCAAGAAGATAGTCGTCGACTGGAACCGCTGTACGCACTGCAGGGAGTGCATGGAGGTCTGCCCGCTGTTGAAGATTAAGAACCCGGAGGAAGGGAGCCAGCTCTGA
- a CDS encoding ATP-binding protein: MATMMEALEEVIAEFHEFGVPEAKERELTLPLNVDVAVSVYGLRRTGKTHLLYLAMRKLIENGLPIKRIFYVNFEDERLAGISARDLSTIVQLYYKHNPDADVMYLFLDEVQVVEGWEMFVRRLLEGKRARVFITGSSSKLLSREIATSLRGRTLGFRLFPLSFREFLTFKGFELKKPLTERKRGILLRLLEEYIEYGGFPGIVDYSPPLKIRTLQEYLNLIVYRDLVERYGIEKVSALKALIRILVRNFARKISIRKLHSLVSSTGTKISRPTLAEYLSYLEDVGFVLPLRKYHPSDVESLRSQPKLYIADVGLATALGVGDTGYRIENIVAVELLRRKHYFEPRLEVHYWEDGRGEVDFVVSLGGKVRELVQVSYALDEPQTRERELRALLRASKTLNCRNLTIITWEEEGVEEIDGRRIRFLPLWRWLIERTPL, translated from the coding sequence ATGGCGACCATGATGGAAGCTCTCGAAGAGGTTATAGCCGAGTTTCATGAGTTCGGGGTTCCAGAGGCCAAGGAGAGGGAACTAACCCTCCCCCTTAACGTTGACGTTGCGGTTTCTGTTTACGGCCTTCGGAGGACGGGGAAGACCCATCTCCTCTATCTGGCAATGAGGAAACTAATTGAGAACGGTCTCCCAATCAAGCGGATTTTTTACGTAAACTTCGAAGACGAGAGGCTCGCTGGAATCTCCGCCAGAGACCTGTCCACGATAGTTCAGCTCTACTACAAGCACAACCCCGATGCTGATGTTATGTACCTCTTCCTCGACGAGGTTCAGGTCGTTGAGGGCTGGGAGATGTTCGTAAGGCGTCTGCTCGAAGGGAAGAGGGCGAGGGTGTTCATAACGGGCTCGTCTTCAAAACTGCTCTCTCGTGAAATAGCGACCTCGCTCCGGGGAAGAACCCTGGGCTTTCGGCTGTTTCCACTCTCGTTCCGCGAGTTTCTGACTTTCAAGGGCTTCGAGCTGAAAAAGCCCTTAACGGAGAGGAAAAGGGGTATCCTTCTGCGCCTCCTTGAAGAGTACATTGAGTACGGCGGTTTCCCAGGAATCGTTGATTACTCGCCTCCGCTGAAGATTAGAACCCTCCAGGAGTATCTCAACCTGATAGTTTACAGGGACCTCGTTGAGCGCTATGGGATAGAGAAAGTCTCGGCCCTGAAAGCTCTGATACGGATTTTAGTCAGAAACTTCGCGAGAAAGATCTCAATCAGAAAGCTCCACTCCCTTGTTTCTTCAACCGGCACTAAGATCAGCAGGCCGACGCTTGCGGAGTATCTAAGTTATCTTGAGGACGTCGGCTTCGTGCTCCCGCTCAGGAAGTACCACCCGAGCGATGTCGAGTCTTTGAGAAGTCAGCCGAAGCTCTACATTGCGGACGTTGGCCTTGCAACGGCCCTCGGTGTGGGCGACACCGGTTACAGGATTGAGAACATCGTTGCCGTTGAGCTCCTGCGGAGGAAACACTACTTCGAGCCGAGGCTTGAGGTTCATTATTGGGAAGATGGAAGAGGAGAGGTGGACTTCGTGGTTTCCCTCGGCGGGAAGGTGAGGGAGCTGGTACAGGTTAGCTACGCCCTTGATGAACCACAAACCCGTGAGAGGGAGCTTAGAGCACTTCTCAGGGCATCGAAGACCCTGAACTGCCGGAACTTGACAATCATAACGTGGGAGGAGGAAGGGGTTGAAGAAATTGATGGAAGGAGGATTCGCTTCCTCCCGCTTTGGCGCTGGCTGATTGAGAGGACACCTTTATAA
- a CDS encoding HVO_0476 family zinc finger protein, whose protein sequence is MEEYFICPECGSDDVEVIKERGRELTLRCNECGNVWHVTLPKLVRVPLIVSKHERSFKSEAELPEGEEIRVGDIVETEEDEVRITGIELEGGKRVNKAKVGEIVTLWGESLTYPKVIKVSIYMPKGITQSFRVKVPRDEEFAVGEVVEVGGYTFKIEKIKTERKMLHHGKAQADKIVALMGHHIPRARARRSLEIYRGYEDESRAEE, encoded by the coding sequence ATGGAGGAGTACTTCATCTGTCCCGAGTGCGGTAGCGATGACGTTGAGGTCATCAAGGAGCGCGGGAGGGAGCTGACCCTCCGCTGTAACGAGTGCGGCAACGTCTGGCACGTGACGCTTCCGAAGCTGGTCAGAGTTCCGCTCATAGTGAGCAAGCACGAGAGGAGCTTTAAGAGCGAGGCGGAGCTTCCCGAAGGAGAGGAGATTAGAGTTGGCGACATCGTCGAGACCGAGGAGGATGAGGTAAGAATTACCGGAATTGAGCTGGAAGGCGGGAAGAGGGTGAACAAGGCGAAGGTCGGCGAGATAGTAACGCTCTGGGGCGAGAGCCTGACCTACCCGAAGGTCATCAAGGTGTCGATCTATATGCCCAAAGGAATCACGCAGTCTTTCCGCGTCAAGGTTCCGAGGGATGAGGAGTTTGCGGTCGGAGAAGTCGTCGAGGTCGGGGGCTACACCTTCAAGATTGAGAAGATCAAGACCGAGAGGAAGATGCTCCACCACGGGAAGGCCCAGGCCGATAAAATCGTTGCCCTGATGGGCCACCACATCCCGAGGGCGCGGGCCAGGAGGAGTCTTGAGATTTACAGGGGCTATGAGGATGAATCTCGAGCTGAGGAGTGA
- a CDS encoding adenosylcobinamide amidohydrolase encodes MLALSNAPHRGGLVEAEGFFFMKVHKDYSGDYRADCRAFELENGLKDFVGFMTAAEVGKVLSVSRSGSVTAYVTAGLTNPAIAGEEPPPWKPGTINMALVIEDGLTVGAMANAIMTATEAKTYTLLKLGYNATGTTSDGIGVFAFPGDVEWAGTATDLGLNIGRAVRSALEESLKKWESTRS; translated from the coding sequence ATGCTGGCGCTGAGCAACGCCCCGCACAGGGGTGGCCTCGTCGAGGCAGAGGGCTTTTTCTTTATGAAAGTTCACAAGGACTACTCCGGTGACTACCGGGCCGACTGTCGGGCCTTCGAGCTAGAAAACGGCCTCAAGGACTTTGTGGGTTTTATGACGGCGGCGGAGGTAGGTAAGGTTCTCTCTGTTTCACGGAGCGGGAGCGTTACCGCATACGTAACCGCTGGGCTCACCAACCCGGCAATAGCAGGGGAGGAACCGCCGCCCTGGAAACCGGGGACTATAAACATGGCGCTCGTCATCGAGGACGGCCTCACCGTCGGCGCGATGGCCAACGCAATAATGACGGCCACCGAGGCGAAAACTTACACCCTCTTAAAGCTCGGTTACAACGCAACCGGAACGACGAGCGATGGAATCGGTGTTTTCGCTTTCCCCGGTGACGTTGAATGGGCCGGAACTGCAACGGACCTCGGTCTCAACATTGGGCGGGCAGTAAGGAGTGCGCTTGAGGAGAGCCTGAAAAAGTGGGAATCAACGAGGAGTTAG
- a CDS encoding class I SAM-dependent methyltransferase has translation MEELYRYLRAYMDPKSEVAQNRFIGLRSFFNWAVKEGLFPERRKLRILDLCAGTGIAGSALYETLREWGYEPSLTVVDKRKEDLLLVEEWVSGEVYGAVMDCLDDLSKLGKFDVALIFGHTMPHFNPFQTAELFRNVAGVLESDGVFLLEETDRFGAFFYRRAYREIVPEVRGDDYTIVSLDEGYDPLKGIIKRGYYKLPGWERIGEMETRYWDLAGLAGIGKALFEEVRIIRKSEHGVVSAGDMIYLRGPLTPR, from the coding sequence ATGGAGGAGCTCTACCGCTACCTGAGGGCATACATGGATCCCAAGAGCGAGGTCGCCCAAAACCGCTTCATTGGACTGCGCTCCTTCTTTAACTGGGCCGTCAAGGAGGGTTTATTTCCCGAAAGGAGAAAGCTCCGCATCCTCGACCTCTGCGCGGGAACTGGGATAGCAGGCAGTGCCCTCTACGAGACGCTCCGCGAATGGGGCTACGAGCCCTCTCTTACCGTCGTTGACAAGAGAAAGGAAGACCTGCTCCTCGTTGAGGAGTGGGTGAGCGGTGAGGTTTACGGAGCTGTTATGGACTGCCTCGACGACTTGAGCAAACTCGGAAAGTTCGACGTTGCTCTAATCTTCGGCCACACGATGCCTCACTTCAACCCGTTTCAAACGGCGGAGCTCTTCAGGAACGTCGCGGGGGTTTTGGAAAGCGACGGCGTCTTCCTGCTCGAGGAGACGGACCGCTTCGGGGCTTTCTTTTACAGAAGAGCCTACCGCGAGATTGTGCCGGAAGTTCGGGGTGATGACTACACGATAGTCTCGCTCGATGAGGGCTACGACCCTCTCAAGGGTATCATCAAGAGAGGTTACTACAAACTGCCAGGCTGGGAGAGAATTGGAGAGATGGAGACGCGTTACTGGGACCTGGCGGGTCTGGCGGGCATCGGTAAGGCTCTCTTCGAGGAGGTCAGGATAATAAGAAAGAGCGAGCACGGCGTCGTCAGCGCGGGTGACATGATCTACCTGAGAGGCCCGCTAACTCCTCGTTGA
- a CDS encoding RNA polymerase sigma factor sigma-70 region 4 domain-containing protein, translating to MFRLPEAMERVWLMRAKGMREIEIARELGVSRQAVNKALRDARVKLFEAFFGLAEVFSWEVARINAEKGFMVARGRCLGRSVRVYAFYIPGKGLRAFFEGDFPDCVLRHAVELGIIDEPDREKLINALES from the coding sequence ATGTTCCGGCTTCCTGAGGCCATGGAGCGCGTCTGGCTCATGAGGGCCAAGGGCATGCGCGAGATCGAGATAGCGAGGGAGCTCGGAGTTTCAAGGCAGGCCGTCAACAAGGCCCTGAGGGACGCGAGGGTCAAGCTCTTCGAGGCCTTCTTTGGATTGGCTGAGGTTTTCTCGTGGGAAGTTGCCAGAATTAACGCGGAGAAGGGCTTCATGGTAGCGAGGGGGAGGTGCCTCGGCAGGAGCGTCAGGGTTTACGCCTTCTACATCCCAGGAAAGGGCCTGAGAGCGTTTTTCGAGGGAGATTTTCCAGACTGCGTCCTGAGGCACGCCGTCGAGCTGGGAATCATTGATGAGCCCGATCGGGAAAAGTTAATCAATGCCCTCGAGAGCTAA
- a CDS encoding SdpI family protein has protein sequence MNGYELLRILYGLFLGVFLIVMGALTFTAKDEPGIGFRIGYTYLSERARRRANRVSGAGIMLTGVLLILLSFFLPMPWLMAVLLSCFGVIIPVTYLVAKREYELEELSEEAPEKPERKIRPPRVGKYLALQTVFVGLSLVLLINGKLPDREISILIFVQLFLLALTVPFSQPLVFQLAPKFKGKMALGFAKAMTVVSAMVALQLAVAALKPKASPLLVVLMLLVSLGAIFYAVFVALTSAYEEGYY, from the coding sequence GTGAACGGGTATGAGCTCCTGAGGATTCTCTACGGGCTGTTCCTCGGGGTTTTCCTCATAGTCATGGGGGCTCTCACATTCACAGCGAAGGACGAACCCGGGATAGGCTTTAGGATAGGATACACCTATCTCTCGGAGAGGGCGAGGAGGAGGGCCAACCGCGTTTCGGGGGCCGGAATTATGCTGACCGGGGTCCTCCTGATCCTCCTCTCCTTCTTCCTGCCAATGCCTTGGCTGATGGCGGTTCTTCTCTCCTGCTTTGGAGTGATTATTCCGGTGACTTATTTGGTTGCAAAGCGCGAGTACGAGCTTGAGGAGCTATCCGAGGAGGCCCCCGAGAAGCCCGAAAGGAAAATAAGGCCGCCGCGGGTTGGGAAGTATTTGGCGCTCCAGACGGTCTTTGTAGGGCTCTCCCTGGTCCTCCTAATCAATGGGAAGCTTCCAGACCGGGAAATTTCCATACTCATCTTTGTCCAGCTCTTCCTCCTCGCGCTTACTGTTCCCTTCTCTCAGCCCCTCGTCTTCCAGCTGGCGCCAAAGTTCAAGGGGAAGATGGCGCTCGGCTTCGCGAAGGCGATGACGGTGGTATCTGCGATGGTAGCGCTTCAGCTGGCAGTTGCTGCATTAAAGCCCAAGGCGAGCCCGCTCCTCGTAGTCCTCATGCTCCTCGTCTCCCTAGGCGCGATATTCTATGCGGTTTTCGTAGCTTTAACGAGCGCTTATGAGGAGGGTTACTATTAG
- a CDS encoding DUF1648 domain-containing protein — MNEKAFEVFVSLTLLLAGLLTLAFRKKQNPLIGFRVGYTYHSERAWEKVNTFAGVFSVACSLLLLVLALYGVSMNAFILVMMAFVGAELFVGLWMARREYELEELSEEAPEKPPAIETEKQSISIKPYILIQLGFLAIYLLLVALLWERLPERVATHFNASGEPDSYSSKFWGVIGVPVLVWLLPLVLTIPAREPGFFARVAFYPRSLRAWCLFTTVLSGGIVLVVTLALLYNAGLVSGNAITYGAYLFLGVLIFAVYRLLTVGKGERV; from the coding sequence ATGAACGAGAAGGCCTTCGAGGTGTTTGTTTCCCTCACCCTGCTTTTGGCTGGACTGCTGACCCTCGCCTTCAGAAAGAAGCAAAACCCTCTAATCGGCTTTCGCGTGGGTTACACCTATCACTCCGAACGGGCCTGGGAGAAGGTGAACACGTTCGCGGGCGTCTTTTCCGTAGCATGCTCCCTTCTTCTGCTCGTCCTGGCGCTCTACGGCGTTTCGATGAACGCGTTTATTCTCGTAATGATGGCCTTCGTTGGAGCCGAGCTTTTCGTTGGCCTGTGGATGGCAAGGCGCGAGTACGAGCTTGAGGAGCTATCCGAGGAGGCCCCTGAAAAGCCTCCAGCGATTGAAACGGAGAAACAGAGCATCAGCATAAAACCCTACATCCTCATTCAGCTCGGCTTTTTAGCCATCTACCTCCTGCTGGTTGCCCTCCTGTGGGAGAGGCTCCCCGAGAGGGTTGCGACCCACTTCAACGCGAGCGGTGAGCCGGACAGCTATTCGAGCAAGTTCTGGGGAGTTATCGGCGTTCCGGTTCTGGTCTGGCTTCTTCCGTTAGTTCTCACGATTCCGGCCAGGGAACCGGGATTCTTCGCGAGGGTCGCCTTCTACCCGAGGAGCCTGAGGGCGTGGTGCCTCTTCACAACGGTTCTGAGCGGTGGAATTGTTCTCGTCGTTACTCTCGCCCTCCTCTACAACGCGGGCCTCGTCTCGGGCAACGCAATAACCTACGGGGCCTACCTTTTCCTCGGCGTGCTCATCTTTGCAGTCTACAGGCTCCTCACGGTGGGGAAAGGTGAACGGGTATGA
- a CDS encoding helix-turn-helix transcriptional regulator has protein sequence MLGNPKEKALRKLRKDLRSGLYSYLVLSLLSEEGELHGYAIRKRLGELSDGKLVPSEGALYDILKNLKKLGLLRDDWAEVGGRPRKYYRLTDLGRDVLLALRDEIRTIERTLIRLEGLE, from the coding sequence TTGCTTGGAAACCCTAAAGAAAAGGCCCTCAGAAAGCTCAGGAAGGACCTGCGCTCCGGACTTTACTCCTACCTAGTCCTCTCCCTCCTCAGCGAGGAGGGCGAGCTTCACGGCTACGCGATAAGGAAAAGGCTCGGAGAGCTTAGCGACGGCAAACTCGTCCCGAGCGAAGGAGCCCTCTACGACATCCTGAAGAACCTGAAGAAGCTCGGCCTTTTGCGAGACGACTGGGCTGAAGTTGGCGGGAGGCCGAGGAAGTACTACCGCCTCACCGATCTCGGTAGGGACGTTTTGTTGGCGCTGAGGGATGAAATCAGGACGATTGAAAGAACCCTCATAAGGCTGGAGGGATTGGAATGA
- a CDS encoding YhfC family glutamic-type intramembrane protease codes for MAWATVYAVGFRKLRWAEFILGLVAFLLAMIIQNPVQQLPLMGMGITSNKDVVARGTGFMVIVAVWLGLAAGIIQEGIKYYLVRERKLREAVFVGLGFGVTEAVVIAVAKVLPVVLKGGSVEVPLLSALLSMAERYFATLFHVGTAVFLAYSAKQGFGKRGLIYMIGLHTIIDSGAAYFQLAFFMKPRPYHTLNFLAYFLEVVAAVIGIVVFAYGVLKALEEPEDEEKPIW; via the coding sequence TTGGCCTGGGCGACAGTTTACGCTGTGGGCTTCAGGAAGTTGAGGTGGGCCGAGTTCATTCTGGGCCTTGTGGCGTTTTTACTCGCGATGATAATCCAAAATCCCGTTCAGCAGCTTCCCCTAATGGGAATGGGCATAACATCAAATAAGGACGTCGTCGCGAGGGGAACTGGGTTTATGGTGATTGTTGCAGTCTGGCTTGGACTGGCTGCGGGCATCATCCAAGAGGGGATCAAGTACTACCTGGTCAGAGAGAGGAAGCTTCGCGAGGCGGTCTTCGTTGGTCTTGGCTTTGGTGTCACAGAGGCAGTTGTGATAGCAGTGGCCAAGGTTCTCCCGGTTGTCCTGAAGGGTGGCTCCGTCGAGGTGCCCCTGTTGAGTGCCCTCCTATCAATGGCCGAGCGTTACTTCGCAACGCTTTTCCACGTGGGAACGGCTGTTTTCCTTGCCTATTCGGCAAAGCAGGGTTTTGGAAAGAGGGGTCTCATATACATGATTGGTCTGCATACAATAATAGACAGTGGCGCGGCCTACTTCCAGCTGGCCTTCTTCATGAAGCCCAGACCGTACCATACGTTAAACTTCCTGGCCTATTTCCTTGAGGTTGTGGCAGCCGTCATTGGAATTGTGGTGTTTGCATACGGAGTGCTAAAGGCACTTGAGGAGCCGGAAGACGAAGAAAAGCCCATATGGTGA
- a CDS encoding heavy metal-binding domain-containing protein, with amino-acid sequence METIEGVVVVTTETVPGYRIVEVKGLARGGVVKATHIGRDILAALRNIKGGEVKEYTQMMAEAREEALRRMALSAKELGANAVVNMRFATSNVSSNMAEVYAYGTAVVIEKEE; translated from the coding sequence ATGGAGACAATTGAGGGGGTTGTTGTCGTAACGACCGAGACGGTTCCGGGGTACCGGATCGTTGAGGTCAAGGGCCTCGCGAGGGGCGGTGTCGTCAAGGCCACCCACATCGGTAGGGACATACTCGCCGCCCTCAGGAACATCAAGGGCGGTGAAGTCAAGGAGTACACTCAGATGATGGCCGAGGCACGGGAAGAGGCCTTAAGGAGGATGGCGCTCAGCGCCAAAGAGCTCGGCGCAAACGCCGTTGTTAACATGCGCTTTGCCACCTCAAACGTCAGCTCAAACATGGCCGAAGTTTACGCCTACGGGACTGCGGTGGTCATCGAGAAGGAGGAGTGA